Proteins from a single region of Chryseobacterium scophthalmum:
- a CDS encoding helix-turn-helix transcriptional regulator — protein sequence MKINRLKAVLAEKSKTNKWLANQLGRSESTISRWCTNEIQPSMDTFVEIAQLLNIDVKELINSTKN from the coding sequence ATGAAAATCAATAGGTTAAAAGCTGTTTTGGCTGAAAAATCCAAAACAAACAAATGGTTGGCTAATCAACTTGGAAGAAGCGAAAGCACAATATCAAGATGGTGTACTAATGAAATACAGCCTTCAATGGATACATTCGTTGAAATCGCGCAACTTTTAAACATTGATGTTAAAGAGTTAATCAACTCTACTAAAAATTAA
- a CDS encoding DUF4133 domain-containing protein — MNYNINKGIGRTVEFKGLKAQYLFIFAGGLLGTLILVMILYMAGVNSYICLFLGAGGASLIVWQTFSLNRKYGEHGLMKIAANKRHPRYIICRKPVHRYLKFTPKQNAV; from the coding sequence ATGAATTACAATATCAACAAAGGCATTGGAAGAACGGTGGAATTTAAAGGGTTGAAGGCGCAATACCTGTTCATCTTCGCTGGCGGACTTCTCGGTACGCTTATCCTGGTGATGATACTGTATATGGCAGGTGTAAACTCTTACATCTGCCTGTTCCTCGGAGCAGGCGGTGCTTCACTTATCGTATGGCAGACCTTTTCACTGAACAGGAAATACGGCGAACACGGATTGATGAAAATAGCAGCCAATAAAAGGCATCCCCGCTATATCATCTGCCGCAAGCCTGTACACCGCTATTTAAAATTCACTCCTAAACAGAATGCCGTATGA
- a CDS encoding DUF3872 domain-containing protein: MIAIFNKFRIGLLPIYVLLAILTASVSLVSCSKDDDLEIQNDFPFEVNVMPVPKDVANGQTVEIRITIQRTGNYSNTQYHLRYFQFDGTGTLRYYDEPPYLPNDLYSLPTEQFRLYYTSTSAVSQSFEVWISDSFGNEKQLSFQFNSSD; this comes from the coding sequence ATGATAGCAATATTTAATAAATTTAGAATAGGATTACTGCCGATTTATGTACTCTTGGCAATCCTCACAGCTTCGGTTTCTTTGGTATCTTGTAGCAAAGATGATGACCTCGAAATACAGAACGATTTTCCTTTTGAGGTAAACGTGATGCCGGTACCCAAAGATGTTGCCAATGGACAGACAGTAGAAATAAGGATAACGATACAGCGAACAGGGAATTACAGCAACACGCAGTACCATCTACGCTATTTCCAATTTGACGGAACGGGAACGCTACGGTATTATGATGAACCACCGTATCTGCCAAACGATTTGTACTCGTTACCAACGGAACAATTCAGGCTATATTACACTTCAACATCTGCCGTATCACAATCTTTTGAGGTTTGGATTTCGGACAGCTTCGGGAACGAAAAGCAATTGAGCTTTCAGTTTAACAGTAGTGATTAA
- a CDS encoding DUF4141 domain-containing protein translates to MKKVLFMVCMALMLAVAPSAKAQFVVTDPTNLASGILNSANEIVQTSSTVSNVIKNFKEVEKVYKQGKEYYDKLQAVNNLVKDARKVQQTVLLVGDVSEMYVQNFGKMMNDPNFSAQELAAIANGYSALLNESTELLKELKQIVTSSSLSLNDKERMDIIDRVYKEVKEYHSLVRYYTNKNISVSFLRAKKQNNTKRVLDLYGTPNQKYW, encoded by the coding sequence ATGAAAAAAGTCCTTTTTATGGTGTGTATGGCACTAATGCTTGCCGTAGCACCGTCCGCAAAAGCCCAATTTGTGGTTACCGATCCCACAAATCTGGCATCTGGTATTCTCAACAGTGCGAATGAAATCGTACAGACCTCATCCACAGTATCCAATGTTATTAAAAATTTTAAGGAGGTGGAAAAGGTCTATAAGCAGGGAAAAGAATATTACGATAAGCTACAAGCTGTAAATAATCTCGTAAAGGATGCCCGTAAGGTGCAGCAAACAGTACTGCTTGTTGGTGACGTGTCTGAAATGTATGTACAGAATTTCGGTAAGATGATGAACGACCCAAATTTTTCCGCACAGGAATTGGCAGCTATTGCCAACGGATATTCGGCATTGCTGAACGAAAGTACCGAACTGCTGAAAGAACTCAAACAGATTGTGACCTCATCAAGCCTTTCGCTGAATGACAAAGAGCGTATGGATATTATTGACCGTGTGTACAAAGAGGTAAAGGAATACCACAGTCTTGTACGCTATTACACTAATAAGAACATTTCTGTAAGTTTTTTAAGAGCAAAAAAACAAAACAATACCAAAAGAGTGCTTGACCTCTACGGAACTCCAAATCAAAAATACTGGTAG
- a CDS encoding molybdenum ABC transporter permease, whose product MDAVTSQLVLGIIPLVIGIGLIYWIRRRKFYRRNAVGAEGFSSFEASVFIRFIERVGKWIAYALIIIGILFIWSYSQMKKDREKKQQEVKTEQPAPR is encoded by the coding sequence ATGGATGCGGTTACTTCTCAATTGGTACTGGGTATTATTCCTCTTGTTATAGGAATAGGGCTTATCTATTGGATAAGACGTAGAAAATTTTACAGGCGAAATGCCGTGGGTGCGGAAGGTTTTTCGAGTTTTGAAGCCTCTGTATTTATCCGTTTTATAGAACGTGTTGGCAAGTGGATTGCCTATGCCTTAATTATTATCGGTATTCTTTTCATTTGGTCGTATTCGCAAATGAAAAAAGATAGAGAGAAAAAACAGCAGGAAGTAAAAACGGAACAGCCTGCCCCACGCTGA
- the traM gene encoding conjugative transposon protein TraM, translating into MKENENKKSVVRVTEGSPKETADVLQESTQNKVEKLKKPLIFALMGVVFLGCMYLIFKPSPDKKEIENIGLNDAVPQATGAGMPEDKGKAYEQEMLERKDQEKRNALTTLSDYWNTDDKEGSTDEIPEDDESNNYGTGRNSGRNGNQALNSYRNAQSTLGSFYQDDNSETTELRKQLNELKEQLADKDVPKSTTVDDQLTLMEKSYQMAAKYLPTGTASTEATPAKEAGTAMSASNQKEHFVAFTAARKNTVSALYREPTDSAFLADWSQTKNRGFYTAGSIEQVVQPKNSIKACVHETQTVIGETGVRLRLLEPAQTPQRTIPKGTIVTANAKFQNGRLQLKITSIELEGNIIPVDITIYDLDGQQGLYVPYSPEMNALTEMAGNMSQQSGTSLMLTQSAGQQVAADLSRGVVQGISGYFAKKVRTPKVTLKAGHQVFLLAKK; encoded by the coding sequence ATGAAAGAAAATGAGAACAAAAAATCGGTTGTTCGGGTAACGGAAGGTAGCCCGAAAGAAACCGCTGATGTGCTCCAGGAAAGCACACAGAATAAAGTCGAAAAGCTCAAAAAACCGCTCATATTCGCATTGATGGGCGTTGTATTCTTAGGCTGTATGTACTTGATATTTAAACCGTCTCCCGACAAAAAGGAAATCGAAAATATCGGGCTGAACGATGCCGTTCCACAGGCTACCGGAGCGGGAATGCCTGAAGACAAGGGCAAAGCGTATGAGCAGGAAATGCTGGAACGCAAGGACCAGGAAAAACGCAATGCCCTGACAACACTTTCGGATTATTGGAATACAGACGACAAAGAGGGTTCAACAGATGAGATACCCGAAGATGACGAAAGTAACAATTATGGCACTGGCAGAAATTCAGGGAGAAACGGTAATCAGGCATTAAACAGTTACCGCAATGCACAAAGTACATTGGGTTCATTTTATCAGGACGATAATTCGGAAACAACGGAACTCCGCAAGCAACTGAACGAATTAAAAGAACAGTTAGCGGATAAAGATGTACCTAAATCTACAACCGTTGATGACCAGCTTACCCTAATGGAGAAATCCTACCAGATGGCGGCAAAGTATCTGCCAACGGGTACAGCTTCAACAGAAGCTACACCTGCTAAGGAGGCAGGTACGGCTATGTCGGCTTCCAACCAAAAAGAGCATTTTGTAGCGTTTACAGCTGCGAGGAAAAACACTGTATCTGCCTTGTACCGTGAGCCTACCGACAGTGCATTTTTAGCCGATTGGAGCCAAACAAAAAACCGTGGCTTTTACACAGCCGGTTCCATTGAACAAGTTGTACAACCGAAAAACAGTATCAAAGCCTGTGTTCACGAAACGCAGACGGTTATAGGAGAAACTGGCGTACGCTTGCGATTGTTAGAGCCTGCCCAGACGCCTCAGCGTACCATTCCCAAGGGAACGATTGTAACCGCTAATGCTAAATTTCAGAACGGACGCTTACAGCTAAAAATTACTTCCATAGAATTGGAGGGCAATATCATTCCTGTAGATATAACCATTTACGATCTGGACGGACAACAAGGCTTGTACGTGCCATATTCACCCGAAATGAATGCCCTTACGGAAATGGCAGGCAATATGAGCCAGCAATCGGGAACAAGTCTGATGCTCACGCAGAGTGCCGGACAACAGGTTGCTGCTGATTTAAGCCGTGGCGTTGTACAGGGCATTTCTGGCTATTTCGCTAAAAAAGTAAGAACACCGAAAGTTACCCTGAAAGCAGGGCATCAGGTATTTCTCTTAGCTAAAAAATAA
- a CDS encoding helix-turn-helix domain-containing protein, translating into MEVIAIQKSALDGMKNELRELLEMTEKATRKYMPIFKEEKWLDNQEVCLMMNTTKRTLQTYKNKGLLPYSKLNRKNYYKHSDVQALLEAGQPYNTNTNGFIHE; encoded by the coding sequence ATGGAAGTTATCGCAATACAAAAGTCTGCATTGGACGGGATGAAGAATGAGCTAAGGGAACTTTTGGAAATGACCGAAAAAGCCACGAGAAAATACATGCCTATTTTCAAAGAGGAGAAATGGCTTGATAACCAGGAAGTATGTTTAATGATGAACACTACCAAACGGACTTTGCAGACTTATAAGAACAAAGGCTTATTGCCTTATTCCAAACTGAACCGCAAGAATTATTATAAACACTCGGATGTGCAGGCTTTGCTCGAAGCAGGTCAGCCGTACAATACCAATACCAATGGATTTATTCACGAATGA
- a CDS encoding nitrogen regulatory IIA protein, producing the protein MKKLRANMDRYFDKLDERWRGLPLRKQHQYTLYFFLGYLLLTAGVICKVWYDTAKSGNDMVIEHIENPVLKKSESPARLQDTISTILKNQIYERK; encoded by the coding sequence ATGAAAAAATTAAGAGCAAATATGGACAGGTACTTTGACAAACTGGATGAACGCTGGCGTGGATTGCCTTTACGTAAGCAACACCAATATACGCTGTATTTCTTTTTGGGTTATCTGCTGCTCACCGCAGGGGTCATTTGCAAAGTGTGGTATGATACGGCAAAGTCGGGTAACGATATGGTCATCGAGCATATCGAAAACCCTGTCCTCAAAAAGAGTGAAAGTCCTGCAAGGTTGCAGGACACAATATCAACAATTCTAAAAAATCAGATTTATGAAAGAAAATGA
- a CDS encoding TraG family conjugative transposon ATPase: MRNVSKTTTLESKFPLLAVENNCILSKDADITACFEVRLPELFTVASAEYEAIHSAWHKAIKTLPDFTVIHKQDWYIKESYAPDLTKDDQSFLAKSYQRHFNERPFLNHYCYLFLTKTTKERMRMQSNFSSLCKGSLIPKEIRDKEAIHRFMEAVAQFERIVNDSGFVSLRRLTEEDIIGTDEKQGLLEQYLTLSRDAGTPMQDIALGAEEVRIGNKRLSLHTLSDTDDLPGTVSADTRFEKLSTDRSDCRLSFAAPVGLLLSCNHIYNQYLFLDNSEANLQKFEKSARNMHSLARYSRANQINKEWIEKYLNEAHSFGLSSIRAHFNIMAWSEDPAELKQLKNDCGSALALMECKPRHNTTDVATLYWAGMPGNAGDFPSEESFYTFIEPGLCFFTEETNYHNSPSPFGIKMADRLTGKPIHLDISDLPMKRGIITNRNKFILGPSGSGKSFFTNHMVRQYYEQSAHVLLVDTGNSYQGLCELIKGKTKGEDGVYFTYTEDNPIAFNPFYTDDGVFDIEKRESVKTLILTLWKRDDEPPTRSEEVALSNAVSGYIERIKSDDVYPSFNGFYEYVQGDYRKVLEEKQVREKDFDIANFLNVLEPYYKGGEYDYLLNSNKQLDLLSKRFIVFEIDAIKDHKILFPIVTIIIMEVFINKMRRLKGIRKLILIEEAWKAIAKEGMAEYIKYLFKTVRKFFGEAIVVTQEVDDIIQSPIVKESIINNSDCKILLDQRKYMNKFDDIQAMLGLTDKEKGQVLSINMNNDPSRLYKEVWIGLGGTHSAVYATEVSLEEYLAYTTEETEKMEVMQLASELDGNVELAIKHIAMERRDKTNQ; the protein is encoded by the coding sequence ATGAGAAATGTATCGAAGACCACCACACTGGAAAGCAAGTTTCCTTTATTGGCAGTAGAAAACAACTGCATCCTTTCCAAAGATGCAGACATTACCGCCTGTTTTGAAGTGCGTTTGCCGGAACTGTTCACAGTAGCCTCAGCGGAATATGAAGCGATACATTCTGCTTGGCACAAGGCTATCAAGACGTTGCCAGATTTTACGGTAATCCACAAACAAGATTGGTATATCAAGGAAAGCTATGCTCCCGATTTGACTAAGGACGACCAGAGTTTTTTGGCTAAATCGTATCAACGCCATTTCAACGAACGTCCATTTCTAAATCACTACTGTTACCTGTTCCTCACCAAGACGACTAAAGAGCGTATGCGTATGCAGAGCAACTTTAGCTCACTCTGCAAAGGTTCGCTTATCCCCAAAGAAATAAGGGATAAGGAAGCGATACACCGCTTTATGGAGGCCGTGGCTCAGTTTGAGCGTATCGTTAATGATAGCGGTTTTGTAAGCCTGCGACGTCTGACTGAGGAAGACATTATCGGTACGGACGAAAAACAGGGATTGTTGGAACAGTACCTTACGCTATCGAGAGATGCCGGAACACCGATGCAGGATATCGCACTCGGAGCGGAAGAAGTACGTATCGGGAATAAAAGATTGTCTTTGCACACCTTGTCTGATACAGACGACTTGCCAGGAACGGTGTCGGCAGATACCCGTTTTGAAAAACTGTCTACCGACCGTAGCGACTGCCGTTTGTCTTTTGCTGCACCTGTTGGGTTATTGCTGAGCTGTAACCACATTTACAACCAATACTTGTTTTTGGATAATAGCGAAGCCAATCTCCAGAAGTTTGAAAAATCAGCAAGAAATATGCACTCGCTAGCTCGATATAGTCGTGCCAACCAGATCAACAAAGAGTGGATAGAAAAGTACCTGAACGAAGCCCATAGCTTCGGGCTGTCCTCAATTCGTGCACACTTCAACATCATGGCCTGGTCTGAAGATCCTGCGGAACTGAAACAGTTAAAGAATGATTGCGGTAGTGCCTTGGCATTAATGGAATGCAAGCCTCGCCATAACACCACGGATGTGGCTACTTTGTATTGGGCAGGAATGCCTGGCAATGCGGGCGATTTTCCGAGTGAGGAAAGTTTTTACACCTTCATTGAGCCTGGCTTGTGCTTCTTTACCGAAGAAACCAATTACCACAATTCGCCTTCGCCGTTCGGTATCAAGATGGCTGACAGGCTTACAGGAAAACCAATTCATCTGGATATTTCCGATCTACCGATGAAACGTGGTATCATCACGAACCGGAACAAGTTTATACTTGGTCCGTCGGGTTCGGGCAAATCGTTCTTCACCAATCATATGGTAAGGCAGTACTATGAGCAAAGCGCACATGTCCTGCTCGTTGATACAGGTAATTCGTATCAGGGACTATGCGAACTCATTAAAGGAAAAACCAAAGGCGAAGACGGTGTTTACTTCACATATACCGAAGACAACCCGATTGCTTTTAACCCTTTCTATACCGATGATGGCGTGTTCGACATTGAAAAACGGGAAAGTGTCAAGACTTTGATACTGACACTTTGGAAACGTGATGATGAACCGCCAACCCGCTCTGAAGAGGTTGCCCTTTCAAATGCTGTTTCAGGATATATTGAACGGATAAAATCAGATGATGTTTACCCATCTTTCAACGGTTTTTATGAGTATGTGCAGGGAGATTACCGCAAGGTACTCGAAGAAAAACAGGTCAGGGAAAAAGACTTTGATATTGCCAATTTCCTTAACGTACTCGAACCCTATTACAAAGGTGGTGAGTATGATTATCTGCTCAACTCCAACAAGCAGTTAGACCTTCTTTCCAAACGCTTCATTGTGTTTGAAATCGATGCCATAAAAGACCACAAAATTCTTTTTCCCATAGTCACGATCATCATTATGGAGGTGTTTATCAACAAGATGCGGAGACTAAAAGGTATCCGAAAACTCATACTAATTGAAGAGGCTTGGAAAGCCATTGCGAAGGAAGGTATGGCGGAATACATCAAGTATTTATTCAAGACTGTGCGTAAGTTTTTCGGGGAAGCCATTGTGGTAACACAAGAGGTTGACGACATCATCCAATCGCCCATTGTGAAAGAAAGTATCATCAACAATAGCGATTGCAAAATCCTCTTAGACCAACGCAAGTATATGAACAAGTTCGATGATATACAGGCGATGTTGGGACTAACCGACAAAGAGAAAGGACAGGTACTTTCCATCAATATGAATAACGATCCCTCACGGCTTTACAAGGAAGTTTGGATTGGTTTGGGTGGTACACACTCGGCAGTCTATGCCACCGAAGTTAGTCTGGAGGAATATCTCGCATACACCACAGAAGAAACCGAAAAGATGGAAGTGATGCAGCTTGCTTCCGAACTCGACGGTAACGTAGAACTCGCCATCAAGCATATCGCTATGGAAAGGCGTGATAAAACAAATCAATAG
- the traK gene encoding conjugative transposon protein TraK, whose amino-acid sequence MEFKTLRNIENSFRQLRLYAIVFAVLCIGVVGYAVWQSYRFAEEQRQKVYVLDNGKSLMLALSQDASINRPVEAREHVRRFHELFFTLAPDKNAIESNMSRAFNLADKSAFDYYKDLSEKGYYSRIISGNVQQRVEVDSVVCNFDTYPYAVRTYAKQFIIRSSNVTRRNLITSCYLVNSVRSDNNPQGFNIEKFAVLENKDIEVIER is encoded by the coding sequence ATGGAATTTAAAACGCTAAGAAATATAGAAAACAGCTTTAGGCAGCTCCGTTTGTATGCCATTGTGTTTGCCGTTCTCTGCATTGGCGTCGTAGGATATGCCGTATGGCAATCCTACCGCTTTGCAGAAGAACAACGTCAGAAAGTCTATGTATTGGACAACGGCAAATCCCTGATGCTTGCCTTATCGCAGGATGCAAGTATCAACCGTCCCGTGGAAGCAAGGGAACACGTCAGACGTTTTCATGAACTGTTCTTTACCCTTGCACCCGACAAGAACGCTATCGAAAGCAATATGAGCAGGGCATTCAATCTTGCCGATAAAAGTGCCTTTGATTATTACAAAGACTTATCGGAAAAGGGTTATTACAGCCGTATCATTTCAGGGAACGTACAGCAACGTGTAGAGGTGGACAGTGTTGTGTGCAACTTCGACACTTATCCTTATGCGGTGCGAACCTATGCAAAACAATTCATCATCCGTTCGAGCAATGTGACCAGGCGTAACCTGATCACTTCCTGCTATCTCGTAAACTCCGTTCGCTCTGACAACAATCCGCAAGGATTTAACATCGAAAAATTTGCGGTGTTGGAAAATAAGGATATCGAAGTTATCGAACGCTAA
- a CDS encoding DUF4134 domain-containing protein, whose protein sequence is MKKQRKKVLLAAVAMLSGYGAFAQGNGTAGINEATQMVTSYFDPATQLIYAIGAVVGLIGGVKVYNKFSSGDPDTSKTAASWFGACIFLIVAATILRSFFL, encoded by the coding sequence ATGAAAAAACAGAGAAAAAAAGTTTTGCTGGCAGCCGTGGCAATGCTCTCAGGTTATGGTGCATTCGCACAAGGAAATGGTACAGCAGGTATCAACGAAGCTACCCAAATGGTAACAAGCTATTTCGATCCCGCCACACAGCTCATCTACGCCATTGGTGCAGTCGTAGGACTAATCGGAGGTGTGAAAGTGTACAACAAATTCAGTAGTGGAGATCCCGATACGAGCAAAACTGCGGCTTCGTGGTTTGGTGCGTGTATTTTCTTAATCGTTGCAGCTACTATCCTGCGTTCATTCTTCCTTTAA
- a CDS encoding helix-turn-helix domain-containing protein: MDLFTNDNEEIIIHQDMISQLRSHIEEILKNYRPVMNGEIYLSGEDLCRLLHISKRTLQQYRDDKILPYVQVGGKIIYKESDIMTVLEKNYCSNNTDTQ; the protein is encoded by the coding sequence ATGGATTTATTCACGAATGACAATGAAGAAATCATTATTCATCAAGATATGATTTCTCAGTTAAGAAGCCATATCGAAGAAATCTTGAAAAACTACCGTCCTGTAATGAACGGAGAGATTTACCTGTCGGGCGAAGATTTGTGCAGACTACTACACATTAGCAAAAGGACTTTACAGCAATATAGAGATGATAAAATTCTTCCGTATGTACAAGTGGGTGGCAAGATAATTTATAAGGAAAGTGATATAATGACTGTATTGGAAAAAAATTACTGTAGTAATAACACGGATACACAATAA
- a CDS encoding DNA methyltransferase has translation MNSKVQNISFDNIPVSPEWTFKNVRSVENWTHGYHRYPAKFLPNIVKKIIEEHTEVGDTVADVFAGCGTTLVEAKIHGRKSVGVDINPVAQLITSVKTNPIGPAKLNETYSLILEKFDDFNLEDYINVATHERIDYWFFPENKGKIAFLYGVILNLQEDQRIKDFFLVALSNILKNCSKWLQSSTKPQIDPNKIPADPFTAFKRQIKSMLRKNAEFYKELASLNFLDTECNIYLEDARATGIDSESVNAVITSPPYVTSYEYADLHQLTGYWFEYVESLLEFRKQFIGTFYSYGEVVETVSDLANQTVNKISEKHLRTAKEMSNYFSDMAAVSNEMFRILKVGGKAFIVIGNTTYKNVKINSAEIFVEMLESSGFEIDEVIKRSIPHKLIPTIRDNVSGKFTTLSNKNSKEVYPEEYIIIAKKGAE, from the coding sequence ATGAACTCTAAGGTGCAAAATATCAGTTTTGATAATATTCCAGTTAGTCCAGAATGGACATTTAAAAATGTACGCTCTGTCGAAAATTGGACTCACGGATATCATAGGTATCCCGCGAAATTCCTTCCAAATATTGTAAAGAAAATTATTGAAGAACATACAGAGGTTGGTGACACAGTTGCGGATGTCTTTGCAGGATGTGGAACCACGTTAGTAGAAGCAAAAATCCATGGTAGAAAATCGGTTGGAGTTGATATAAATCCAGTTGCACAACTGATTACCAGCGTTAAGACAAATCCAATAGGTCCTGCAAAACTTAATGAAACATACAGCTTGATTCTAGAAAAGTTTGATGATTTTAATTTGGAAGACTATATTAATGTTGCTACACATGAACGAATTGATTATTGGTTCTTTCCTGAGAATAAAGGTAAAATTGCTTTTCTTTATGGGGTGATTTTGAATCTTCAGGAGGATCAAAGAATTAAAGATTTTTTCTTGGTGGCTTTATCTAATATACTTAAGAACTGTTCAAAATGGTTACAGTCAAGCACAAAACCCCAAATTGATCCTAATAAAATTCCAGCAGACCCCTTTACAGCTTTTAAAAGACAGATAAAATCCATGCTTAGGAAAAATGCTGAATTTTATAAAGAACTAGCCAGTTTGAATTTTCTAGATACTGAGTGTAATATTTATTTAGAGGATGCAAGAGCAACGGGTATAGATTCAGAGTCTGTAAATGCAGTGATTACTTCACCGCCTTACGTAACATCATATGAATATGCGGATTTACACCAGCTAACGGGCTATTGGTTTGAATATGTAGAAAGCCTTTTGGAATTCAGAAAACAGTTTATAGGAACATTCTACTCATACGGTGAAGTTGTAGAGACTGTCTCGGACTTAGCTAATCAAACCGTCAATAAAATTTCAGAAAAGCATTTAAGAACGGCGAAAGAAATGTCGAATTATTTTTCGGATATGGCAGCAGTGTCAAATGAAATGTTCAGAATACTAAAAGTGGGAGGCAAAGCATTTATTGTTATTGGTAATACAACGTATAAGAACGTGAAGATTAATTCAGCAGAAATTTTTGTAGAAATGCTTGAGAGTAGTGGTTTTGAAATAGATGAAGTGATCAAAAGATCTATTCCGCACAAATTGATACCGACAATTAGAGATAATGTTTCGGGAAAGTTCACTACGCTATCAAATAAAAATAGTAAAGAGGTTTATCCTGAAGAATACATAATAATTGCAAAAAAAGGTGCAGAATGA
- a CDS encoding conjugal transfer protein TraO yields the protein MKKYIYTVMLVLVGITVAQAQRMLPKQKGLEVNVGVLSDDKIGNDYYINIGMTVNGKNGNYQLWALEYTHQYQDYKDLRIPQETYTAEGGYSFFLLGDARKNITLNAGITGVLGYETINRGEAMLYDGAKILNEDNFIYGAGGRLTFEMYLSDRFVLVLHGRTKVLWGTDMKQFRPSAGVGLRFNF from the coding sequence ATGAAAAAGTATATCTATACCGTAATGCTCGTTTTAGTAGGCATCACGGTTGCACAGGCACAACGGATGTTGCCTAAGCAAAAAGGATTGGAAGTAAATGTTGGTGTACTATCCGATGATAAAATCGGTAATGATTATTACATCAATATCGGAATGACCGTGAACGGCAAAAACGGCAATTACCAACTTTGGGCATTGGAATACACCCACCAATACCAAGACTACAAAGACCTACGCATACCACAGGAAACCTATACAGCCGAAGGTGGTTACAGTTTCTTCCTGCTGGGCGATGCCCGTAAGAACATCACACTGAATGCTGGGATAACAGGCGTATTGGGGTATGAAACCATTAACCGTGGCGAAGCGATGTTGTATGACGGAGCAAAGATTTTGAATGAAGACAACTTCATCTATGGAGCTGGCGGAAGGCTCACGTTTGAAATGTACTTATCCGACCGTTTTGTATTAGTCCTGCATGGGCGTACAAAAGTTCTTTGGGGAACTGATATGAAACAGTTCCGACCTTCCGCAGGTGTGGGATTAAGGTTTAACTTTTAA
- the traN gene encoding conjugative transposon protein TraN has product MKNHLKTFWAFALILGFAVQSFAQDTIRTKLELGKIEPYKMEVTYDKTSHLIFPTAIRYVDLGSEYLIAGKAEDAENVLRVKASVRDFQAETNFSVITNDGSFYSFNVYYSSYPEAMSYDLLSMQKAVDKANGNDVLFEELGNNSPSLAGLLLETIYKKDKRIVKHIGAKSFGIQFILKGIYIHNGKYYFHTELRNRTNVPFQIDFVNFKVVDKKVAKRTVVQERPMIPLRTYKPLDGINGKSTEQNVFLLDQFTIADDKVLLIEIFEKNGGRHQTLQIENSDLIKARLINDMHLKF; this is encoded by the coding sequence ATGAAAAATCATTTAAAAACCTTTTGGGCATTTGCCCTGATACTCGGCTTTGCCGTACAGTCTTTTGCACAGGATACGATAAGAACTAAACTCGAATTAGGTAAAATAGAACCTTATAAAATGGAGGTTACCTATGATAAGACTTCGCACCTGATTTTCCCGACCGCCATCCGCTACGTGGATTTGGGTAGCGAATACCTGATTGCGGGAAAAGCGGAAGATGCTGAAAACGTGTTGCGCGTAAAAGCATCAGTAAGGGATTTCCAGGCTGAAACCAATTTTTCTGTTATCACGAATGATGGAAGTTTTTACAGTTTTAATGTGTATTACAGTTCGTACCCAGAGGCAATGAGCTATGATCTGCTCTCGATGCAAAAGGCAGTTGATAAAGCCAATGGTAACGATGTGCTTTTTGAAGAATTGGGCAATAATTCTCCATCATTGGCAGGCTTGCTTTTGGAAACCATTTACAAGAAAGACAAACGCATTGTAAAGCATATTGGGGCGAAGAGTTTCGGTATTCAGTTTATCCTGAAAGGCATTTATATCCACAACGGTAAATACTATTTCCATACGGAATTGAGAAACCGTACCAATGTACCTTTCCAGATTGATTTTGTGAATTTCAAGGTGGTAGATAAGAAAGTGGCAAAACGTACCGTCGTACAAGAACGCCCGATGATACCGCTTCGTACTTACAAACCATTGGACGGTATTAACGGAAAATCAACCGAACAAAACGTGTTCCTGTTAGACCAATTTACCATTGCCGATGACAAGGTACTGCTGATTGAGATTTTCGAGAAGAACGGTGGCAGGCATCAAACGCTCCAAATAGAAAATTCCGATTTAATCAAGGCTCGTTTGATTAACGATATGCACCTTAAATTTTAA